The Triticum aestivum cultivar Chinese Spring chromosome 7B, IWGSC CS RefSeq v2.1, whole genome shotgun sequence genome window below encodes:
- the LOC123161823 gene encoding ATP-dependent DNA helicase PIF1 isoform X1, whose product MHRVAFNAQADLKNVVASENASKSMLTEYFKANQEHPRSRHILYKDFPGSFTWQKKKKYWKPRVERFQIGRIVSANPAEGERYYLRVLLNHVAGKTSFDDLLTVDGVLCGSFREAAERLGLIEADNTLDECLNEAEQWAMPCSLRRLFATILVHCEPGDVRGLWDRHFEPMSDDYRRSRMCPDEVEQMVLLDIRGMLQSMGKDIVDFALPSIDGAFDPTEGEAREVIEESTVEFDMDDTKLADSLNMEQRAAYEEILGAVGRGDGGVFFVDGPGGTGKTFLYRAMLAKVRSQGKIGIATATSGVAASIMPGGRTAHSRFKIPLSCDDGGSCSFTKQSGTAKLLRMASLIIWDEASMTKRQAVEALDNSMRDIMGIRDRPFGGKTVVFGGDFRQVLPVVRRGSRGQIINASLRSSHLWKGMRQLRLITNMRAHNDTWFADYLLRVGNGTEEVDDQGNIVLPEDICLPSTGEADDLEKLIEHVFPSLDNNMADPNYMTSRAILSTTNDNVDKINIRMIEHFHGDEVIYHSFDSAEDDPYGYYAQEFLNGLTPNGLPPHALKLKLNCPVILLRNIDPSNGLCNGTRLVVRGFERNTIDAEIVIGQHAGRRVFLPRIPLCPSENDMFPFKFKRKQFPIRLSFAMTINKAQGQTIPIVGVYLPNPVFSHGQLYVALSRATAKINIKILIQKEKPKEKTNQHKDNTKKRKRTTVSLLTSMKNIVYRKSLQVDNRLIAMQVL is encoded by the coding sequence ATGCACAGGGTTGCATTCAATGCCCAGGCTGACTTGAAGAATGTTGTCGCCTCCGAAAATGCTTCAAAATCCATGTTAACGGAATATTTTAAGGCTAATCAGGAACACCCTCGGTCTAGACATATATTGTACAAGGATTTTCCCGGAAGCTTCACGTGGCAGAAGAAAAAGAAGTATTGGAAGCCGCGGGTCGAGCGTTTTCAAATTGGGCGCATAGTATCTGCCAATCCTGCCGAGGGGGAGCGATACTACCTGCGTGTGTTGCTTAACCATGTGGCTGGCAAAACATCCTTCGACGACTTGCTCACCGTGGACGGCGTGCTATGTGGGAGCTTTAGAGAGGCTGCTGAAAGGTTGGGACTGATCGAGGCAGACAACACGCTCGACGAATGTCTTAATGAGGCTGAGCAGTGGGCAATGCCATGCTCACTTAGGAGGCTCTTCgcaaccattttggtgcactgCGAGCCAGGCGATGTGCGTGGTCTTTGGGATCGGCACTTCGAGCCGATGTCGGATGACTATCGTCGATCACGCATGTGCCCTGACGAGGTGGAGCAGATGGTGTTGCTTGACATTAGGGGGATGTTGCAGTCCATGGGTAAAGACATTGTTGATTTCGCTCTTCCAAGCATAGATGGTGCGTTCGACCCTACAGAGGGCGAGGCGAGAGAGGTAATCGAGGAATCAACCGTTGAGTTTGACATGGATGACACGAAATTGGCAGATTCACTGAACATGGAGCAGAGGGCCGCATACGAGGAGATACTAGGGGCTGTTGGACGCGGTGATGGGGGTGTATTCTTTGTTGATGGCCCTGGAGGTACAGGTAAGACCTTCCTATATAGAGCGATGCTTGCCAAGGTGAGGAGCCAGGGCAAGATTGGTATCGCTACCGCAACGTCCGGCGTCGCCGCTTCTATCATGCCTGGGGGCAGGACTGCCCACTCGAGGTTCAAGATCCCATTGAGTTGCGATGATGGAGGCTCGTGCAGCTTCACCAAGCAGAGTGGGACCGCCAAGCTACTACGGATGGCCTCATTGATAATATGGGACGAGGCCAGCATGACAAAGCGACAAGCGGTTGAGGCATTGGATAATAGCATGCGCGACATCATGGGAATACGCGACCGACCCTTTGGAGGAAAGACTGTAGTTTTTGGCGGGGACTTTAGGCAGGTTCTGCCGGTCGTCAGAAGGGGGTCGCGGGGCCAGATAATTAATGCAAGCCTCCGAAGTTCTCATCTATGGAAAGGTATGCGGCAGCTACGGCTCATCACCAACATGAGGGCTCATAATGACACATGGTTTGCCGATTATTTGCTAAGGGTCGGCAATGGCACTGAGGAGGTCGACGATCAAGGCAACATAGTACTCCCAGAAGATATTTGTCTGCCGTCTACGGGCGAGGCTGACGACCTGGAGAAGCTTATTGAGCACGTATTTCCGAGTCTGGACAACAACATGGCTGATCCAAATTACATGACATCTCGAGCAATACTGTCCACAACAAACGACAACGTAGACAAGATAAACATCCGCATGATAGAGCATTTTCATGGAGACGAAGTAATCTACCATAGTTTTGACAGTGCGGAGGATGACCCATATGGCTACTATGCTCAGGAGTTTCTGAATGGATTGACCCCTAACGGTCTCCCTCCGCATGCTCTCAAGCTAAAGCTGAATTGCCCTGTCATACTTCTAAGGAACATTGATCCATCTAATGGTTTGTGTAATGGCACTAGGCTTGTTGTTAGAGGTTTTGAGAGGAACACCATTGATGCAGAAATCGTCATTGGACAACACGCTGGCAGGAGGGTCTTCCTTCCTCGAATACCTCTCTGCCCATCTGAAAATGACATGTTTCCGTTCAAGTTTAAGAGGAAGCAATTTCCTATAAGGCTTAGCTTTGCTATGACCATTAACAAGGCTCAAGGACAAACTATCCCGATTGTTGGTGTGTACCTACCCAATCCCGTGTTCTCACATGGTCagctctatgttgctttgtctcgaGCCACCGCGAAGATAAACATAAAGATTCTCATTCAGAAGGAGAAGCCGAAGGAGAAGACCAACCAGCATAAGGACAATACAAAGAAGCGAAAAAGAACGACCGTGTCCTTACTGACCTCGATGAAGAACATCGTCTACAGGAAGTCCTTACAGGTTGATAACCGGTTAATAGCAATGCAGGTTTTGTAA